DNA from Sphingomonas psychrotolerans:
AACGGCGCCTTGGAAGTGGTGCCCTCGTCCTTCATCTTCTGGAACACCGGGCTCTCGTTGAGCTGGAGCCGGATCCACATCGATACCCCGAGCAGCACGATCGAGATCAGGAACGGGATCCGCCAGCCCCAGGCGGCGAATGCTTCTTCGCCCAGCAGAGTGCGCGAGACGATCACCACCAGCAAAGCCGCGAACAATCCCAGGGTCGCCGTGGTCTGGATCCAGCTCGTATAGAGCCCCCGCTTGTGGTTGGGGGCATGCTCGGCGACGTAGGTCGCTGCGCCGCCATATTCGCCGCCGAGCGCCAGCCCCTGCGCCAATCGGAGCACGACAAGGATCACCGGCGCGGCGACGCCGATCGTCTCGTAGCTCGGCAGCAGCCCGACCGTGAAGGTCGAAAGGCCCATGATCGCCATGGTCACGAGGAAGGTGTTCTTGCGCCCGACAAGGTCGCCGATCCGGCCGAACACCAGCGCCCCGAACGGCCGTACCGCGAAGCCGGCCGCGAAGGCGGCGAGCGCGAAGATGAACCCGGTCGTCTCGTTGACGCCCGAGAAGAATTTGGCCGAAATGATCGTCGCGAGCAGCCCGTAGAGGTAGAAATCATACCATTCGAAGACCGTGCCGAGCGAGGAGGCGGCGATCACCAGTTTCTCGTTCTGCGTCGCCTTGTGATGGTCGGGCTGCCCCGCTGCTTCGGCCATGAATCGCTCCCCTCTTGTTATTCGGCACCCAAACCACATGCGGGCGCGGCTGCAAACCCCCTTGCGCTTCACAGCGGCGGCGCATCGGACTAAGCAGCGGCCATGATCGACCGCTTCTTCCTTTCTCACCCGCGCAGCGTCGGCGAGAGCTATGCCGCGCACGCCCGCACTGCCGCGCGCTTCGGCTTCACCATGATCGTCGGGGGGGCCGCCTGTCTCGTCCACGCGCTGCTGCCGAACCTGTTCGCCCGCACCGCGAGCGACACGGTCAAGAAGCTCTACGGCCAGATGAAGGCGCGCCAGCCGGCCTTCTCGCAGGAGCGCCCGGCGTTCCAGCAGCCCGAGTGGCAGATCGAATACGAAATCTAGCCGCGTGATCGAGCACGTCGCCATCATCGGCGCGGGGTTTTCGGGCACGCTGCAGGCGATCAACCTGCTCCGCCACGAAGGTCCGCGCGCCACGCTGATCGAGCGCGCGCCGGTGGCGGGCACCGGCCTTGCCTATGGTGCCGCGCATCCGAGCCATGTGCTCAACGTCCGCGCCGGCAATATGAGCGCCTTTCCGGACGACCCCATGCACTTCGTCCGGTGGCTGGAGGCGCGCGGCGTGCAAAACGCACCTGCCGGGTTCATCCCGCGCACAATCTATGGCGAATATCTGCGCGAACTGCTCGAGGCGGCGCTGCGCGACCCGAGCGGGCGCCTCACGCTCCTCCGCGACGAGGTTCAGGACGTCGAGCTGAACCATGGCGTCAGGGTCCACCTCCACGCCGGCACGCTCGAAGCAGACGCCGCAGTGCTCGCGGTCGGCAATCTGCCGCCGCACGATCCGCCCGGGCTCGATCCGGAGATTCTCTCGGCGCGTCGATACAAGGGCGATCCGTGGGATGCTTCGGTGCCCGAGGATCTGGCGGCGCAAGACACGGTGCTGGTCATCGGCACCGGCCTGACGATGGTTGACGTCGTCCTTCTGCTCGACGCGCGCGGCTTTCGTGGCAAGATCGTCGCGCTCTCCCGCCGCGGGCTGCTCCCGCGCCCGCACGGACCCGGCGTCGAGGGGCAGAAGATCGACGAGCGCCCTGCCACCATCGCCTCGGGCCTCCTTCAGTCGGTCCGCAGCCGTAGCGAGGGGATCGGCTGGCGCAACGCTGTCGACGAACTGCGTCCCTTCACCCAGGCGATGTGGGGCAATGCCAGCGACGCCGAGCGCGGGCGCTTCCTGCGCCATCTTCGCCCGTGGTGGGACGTCCACCGCCACCGCCTCGCGCCCGAGGTATACGCCCGGTTGATGGCGGTGATCGGGCGCGGGCAGCTCGAAGTAATCGCCGGCAAGACTCTCGGCTTCGACGAGCGCGCCGACGGTATCCATGTCGAATTCCGCCGCCGCGGCGCAGGCGCTGTCGAGACGCTGGTCGCCCAGCGGATCGTCAATTGCACCGGTCCGCTCGGCGACCTCGCCCGCACGCAGGAGCCTTTGCTCCAGAGGCTCGCCGCGCGCGGACTGATCCGCCCCGACGCCGCGCATCTGGGCATCGATGTCGACAATCAGGGCCAGACGATCAATGCCGATGGCCGGCCCAACCCCGATCTCTACGCGCTGGGACCGATGACTCGCGGCGCCTTTTGGGAGATCGTCGCGGTGCCCGACATCCGCACCCAGACGTGGAACGTCGCCCGCCGCCTGTCGAACGCGCATTGGGTCGGCGGCGAAGGGCTGTAGCCCGGGTGAGGCAAAGCGGAGCCCAACACACCCCGCCCGAGATTGGTATCAATTGACACTATATGGCCGCAGGCGTATCTGCGCTCCATGACCGATCCTGCAAATCCGCTTGGCCTCAACGGCTTCGAGTTCGTCGAATTCACTTCGCCCGATCCGCTGGCGATGGCGCGCCAGTTCGAGCAGCTCGGCTTCGTGCCGACCCACCGGCACCTCACCAAGAACATCACGCGCTACAAGCAGGGCCGCATCAACCTGATGCTCAACCGCGACGCCGATGGCCGCGTCGCGCAGTTCCGCAACGAGCATGGCGCCTCGGCCAGCGCGATGGCGTTTCGCGTCGCCGATCCGGCCAAGGCGATGGAATGGGCGCTCGCCCACGGCGCCCAGCCTACCGACGAGGACGACACCGTCATCACCGGCATCGGCGGCTCGTATCTCTATTTCATTCAGGACGGCATCGATCTTTACGCCGACTGGGCCGAGATCCCCGGTTGGCAGCAGGCCGAGGCCGAGAACAATGTCGGACTCGATCTGCTCGATCATCTCACCCACAATGTGCGCCGCGGCCAGATGCGGGTGTGGTCGGAATTCTACAAGACGCTGTTCGGCTTCGAGGAGCAGAAATATTTCGACATCAAGGGCCAGGCGACCGGGCTGTTCAGCCAGGCGATGATCGCGCCCGACAAGGCGATCCGCATCCCCTTGAACGAGAGCCAGGACGACAAGAGCCAGATCGAGGAGTTCATCCGCGAATATCATGGCGAAGGCATCCAGCACCTCGCACTGACCACGCCCGACATCTTCGACACCGTCGAGCGTCTGCGCGCCCGCGGCGTCCGGCTGCAGGACACGATCGAGACCTATTACGAGCTTGTCGACAAACGCGTCCCCGGCCACGGCGAGGATCTCGAGCGCCTTCGCAAGAACCGCATCCTGATCGACGGCAATGTCGGCGAGGAAGGCCTGCTGCTCCAGATCTTCACCGAGAACATGTTCGGCCCGATTTTCTTCGAGATCATCCAGCGCAAGGGCAATGAAGGCTTCGGCAACGGCAATTTCCAGGCGCTGTTCGAGAGCATCGAGCTCGACCAGATCCGCCGCGGCGTGATCAAGGTCGACGCCTGACCATCACCCCGGCAAACGCGGGGTCTCGTGCGGCAGGAATGGCCTCCTGAGATCCCGGCTTTCGCCGGGATGACCGACGGAGACAGGACAGCCAAATCCGAGGACCCAGAATGACCGACTATTTCCCCGGCTTCGGCAACCATGTCTCGACCGAGGCCGTTCCCGGCGCCCTCCCCGTCGGCCGCAACAGCCCTCAGCGGCCCGCTTTCGGGCTCTATGCCGAGCAACTCTCAGGCACCGCGTTCACCGCACCGCGGCACGAGAATCGCCGCTCGTGGCTCTATCGGTTGCGCCCATCTGCCGAGCACCCACCCTACACGGCCTACGAGGGCGCGAAGAACTTCGCCCTTGGCAGGGCACACGGCCCACTCGCCCCCAACCGGCTACGCTGGGATCCGATCCCCGCCCCGATCGAACCCACCGATCTGATCGACGGCATGATCACCATGCTCGCCAACCGCGATCCCGCCGATCTCGAGGGCGTCGCGGTGCACCTCTATGCCGCCAACAAGGACATGGGCGCGCGGGCCTTCGTCGACGCCGACGGCGAGCTGCTGTTCATCCCGCAGGCGGGCCGGCTCCAGCTGCTCACCGAACTCGGCCGGATCGATATCGCGCCCGGCCAGATCGCGCTCATACCCCGAGGCGTGAAGTTCCGTGCGCTGCTCCCCGATGGCGAGGCGCACGGTTACGTCGCCGAGAATCACGGCGCGCTGTTCCGGCTGCCCGACCTGGGACCGATCGGCGCCAACGGGCTGGCCAATCCGCGCGATTTCGAAACCCCCGCCGCGTGGTTCGAGGATCGCGACGAACCGTTCGAGATTGTGCAAAAGTCGTTGGGAAGTCTGTGGACAACTACGCTCGACCATAGCCCGCTCGACGTGGTGGCGTGGCACGGCAATTTCGCGCCGTGGCGCTACGATCTGGCGCGGTTCAACACGATCAACACGGTGAGCTTCGACCATCCCGATCCGTCGATTTTCACCGTGCTCACCTCGCCCAGCGACGTGCCCGGCCGCGCCAATGCGGATTTCGTGATCTTCCCGCCGCGCTGGATGGTCGCGGAAGACAGCTTCCGCCCGCCCTGGTTCCACCGCAACGTGATGAGCGAAGCGATGGGGCTGATCCACGGCGCCTATGACGCGAAAGCGGAAGGCTTCGCGCCCGGCGGTCTCTCGCTGCATAATCTGATGTCGGGCCACGGGCCGGATGTCGCCAGCTGGGAGGGCGCGAGCAACGCCGATTTAAAGCCGCACAAGATCGAAGGCACGATGGCGTTCATGATCGAGACCTGCTGGCCGTATCGACCGACGGCGTTCGCGCTGGAGCGCGCCCAGCCGGACTACGACGCCGCGTGGCAGGGCTTCCCCAAGGCGAAACTGCCTTGACCCTCTCGGGCACGGGGAGGAACTGACCTGGAACGTCTCACCAAGACTCCCCCCAACGTCACTCTCGGCCCGCTCGACATCGTCGTCGACGGCCGCGCCCGCGGGTTTGTGCTCGAGATGCGCGCCGGACGCTTCCATGGCTTCGTCGTGCGTCGCGGCGAGCAGGTCCATGGCTATGTCGACCGCTGCCCGCATATGGGGCTGCCGCTCGCGCGCGATCTCGACGAATATGTCACGCCGAACGGCGATTTGCTGATGTGCTCGTGGCACGGCGCGATGTTCCGCATCGAAGACGGCTTCTGCGTGGGCGGCCCTTGCAGCGGCGCGCGGCTCCAGCTCTGGCCAGTGGCAGTGAGGGACAGAATGATCGTCACCGCCTGACCGCTTGCGAACGGCTGCGAGATCGGCGAAAAGCGACGCAAATAGGACAGCATTGCTGACACGTTCTCAAGGAGAGGCAATATGGAACCCACGCTCGATTTCGGTCTCGGCGAGACCGCCGACATGATCCGCGAGACCACGCAG
Protein-coding regions in this window:
- a CDS encoding DUF6356 family protein; amino-acid sequence: MIDRFFLSHPRSVGESYAAHARTAARFGFTMIVGGAACLVHALLPNLFARTASDTVKKLYGQMKARQPAFSQERPAFQQPEWQIEYEI
- the hppD gene encoding 4-hydroxyphenylpyruvate dioxygenase, yielding MTDPANPLGLNGFEFVEFTSPDPLAMARQFEQLGFVPTHRHLTKNITRYKQGRINLMLNRDADGRVAQFRNEHGASASAMAFRVADPAKAMEWALAHGAQPTDEDDTVITGIGGSYLYFIQDGIDLYADWAEIPGWQQAEAENNVGLDLLDHLTHNVRRGQMRVWSEFYKTLFGFEEQKYFDIKGQATGLFSQAMIAPDKAIRIPLNESQDDKSQIEEFIREYHGEGIQHLALTTPDIFDTVERLRARGVRLQDTIETYYELVDKRVPGHGEDLERLRKNRILIDGNVGEEGLLLQIFTENMFGPIFFEIIQRKGNEGFGNGNFQALFESIELDQIRRGVIKVDA
- a CDS encoding Rieske (2Fe-2S) protein, whose product is MRAGRFHGFVVRRGEQVHGYVDRCPHMGLPLARDLDEYVTPNGDLLMCSWHGAMFRIEDGFCVGGPCSGARLQLWPVAVRDRMIVTA
- the hmgA gene encoding homogentisate 1,2-dioxygenase, with amino-acid sequence MTDYFPGFGNHVSTEAVPGALPVGRNSPQRPAFGLYAEQLSGTAFTAPRHENRRSWLYRLRPSAEHPPYTAYEGAKNFALGRAHGPLAPNRLRWDPIPAPIEPTDLIDGMITMLANRDPADLEGVAVHLYAANKDMGARAFVDADGELLFIPQAGRLQLLTELGRIDIAPGQIALIPRGVKFRALLPDGEAHGYVAENHGALFRLPDLGPIGANGLANPRDFETPAAWFEDRDEPFEIVQKSLGSLWTTTLDHSPLDVVAWHGNFAPWRYDLARFNTINTVSFDHPDPSIFTVLTSPSDVPGRANADFVIFPPRWMVAEDSFRPPWFHRNVMSEAMGLIHGAYDAKAEGFAPGGLSLHNLMSGHGPDVASWEGASNADLKPHKIEGTMAFMIETCWPYRPTAFALERAQPDYDAAWQGFPKAKLP
- a CDS encoding FAD/NAD(P)-binding protein yields the protein MIEHVAIIGAGFSGTLQAINLLRHEGPRATLIERAPVAGTGLAYGAAHPSHVLNVRAGNMSAFPDDPMHFVRWLEARGVQNAPAGFIPRTIYGEYLRELLEAALRDPSGRLTLLRDEVQDVELNHGVRVHLHAGTLEADAAVLAVGNLPPHDPPGLDPEILSARRYKGDPWDASVPEDLAAQDTVLVIGTGLTMVDVVLLLDARGFRGKIVALSRRGLLPRPHGPGVEGQKIDERPATIASGLLQSVRSRSEGIGWRNAVDELRPFTQAMWGNASDAERGRFLRHLRPWWDVHRHRLAPEVYARLMAVIGRGQLEVIAGKTLGFDERADGIHVEFRRRGAGAVETLVAQRIVNCTGPLGDLARTQEPLLQRLAARGLIRPDAAHLGIDVDNQGQTINADGRPNPDLYALGPMTRGAFWEIVAVPDIRTQTWNVARRLSNAHWVGGEGL